A genomic segment from Ornithorhynchus anatinus isolate Pmale09 chromosome 16, mOrnAna1.pri.v4, whole genome shotgun sequence encodes:
- the PPP1R8 gene encoding nuclear inhibitor of protein phosphatase 1 — translation MAAAANSASSLPLFDCPSWAGKPPPGLHLDVVKGDKLIEKLIIDEKKYYLFGRNPDLCDFTIDHQSCSRVHAALVYHKHLKRVFLIDLNSTHGTFLGHIRLEPHKPQQIPIDSTVSFGASTRAYTLREKPQTLPSATKGDEKMGGEDDELKGLLGLPEEETELDNLTEFNTAHNKRISTLTIEEGNLDIQRPKRKRKNSRVTFSEDDEIINPEDVDPSVGRFRNMVQTAVVPVKKKRLEGPGSLSLDESVSRRLQSFPFSGGLYGGLPPTHSEAGAQAHGGHGTALIGGLPMPYPNLAPEVDLSPVAPSAGATHPTPTPAVFTADVLNEPKKKKYAKEAWPGKKPMPSLLI, via the exons ATGGCGGCCGCCGCGAACTCAGCCTCCAGCCTCCCGCTCTTCGACTGCCCGAGCTG gGCAGGTAAACCTCCGCCCGGATTGCATCTGGATGTAGTCAAAGGAGACAAGCTAATTGAG AAACTGATCATTGACGAGAAGAAGTATTACCTGTTTGGGAGAAATCCGGACCTGTGCGACTTCACCATCGACCACCAGTCTTGCTCGCGGGTCCACGCTGCCCTGGTCTACCACAAGCACCTCAAGAGAGTTTTCCTCATAGACCTCAACAGCA CGCACGGCACCTTCTTGGGGCACATCCGGCTGGAGCCCCACAAGCCCCAGCAGATCCCTATCGACTCCACCGTGTCATTCGGCGCCTCCACACGGGCCTACACGCTGCGCGAGAAGCCGCAGACGCTGCCCTCGGCCACCAAAGGGGATGAGAAGATGGGCGGAGAGGACGACGAGCTCAAGGGGCTTCTGGGACTCCCGGAAGAGGAGACGGAGCTTGAC AATCTGACTGAGTTCAACACGGCCCACAACAAGAGGATCTCCACCCTGACCATAGAAGAGGGGAACCTGGATATCCAGAGACCCAAGCGGAAACGGAAGAACTCGCGGGTCACCTTCAGCGAGGATGACGAGATCATTAACCCAG aggacgtGGACCCCTCAGTCGGGCGCTTCAGAAACATGGTCCAGACGGCGGTGGTTCCCGTCAAG aaGAAGCGCCTGGAAGGCCCAGGCTCGCTGAGCCTGGATGAGTCTGTGAGCCGGCGTCTGCAGAGCTTCCCGTTCAGCGGGGGGCTGTATGGAGGCCTCCCACCGACGCACAGCGAGGCCGGGGCTCAGGCCCACGGCGGTCACGGGACCGCGCTCATCGGCGGCCTGCCCATGCCCTACCCCAACTTGGCCCCCGAGGTGGACCTGTCCCCCGTGGCCCCCTCGGCCGGGGCCACgcaccccacccctacccctgcCGTCTTTACAGCCGATGTGCTCAACGAGCCCAAGAAGAAGAAGTACGCCAAGGAGGCCTGGCCCGGGAAGAAGCCCATGCCCTCCTTACTCATCTGA